One Stenotrophomonas maltophilia R551-3 genomic window, TGCGCTGCGCTGTCAGCCTGCCACAGCAGGTCGATGTCCGAGCGCGCATGCACGTAAGGCAGATGGCTGAGCAGCTGCCAGGCAAACGCACCGAATACACGTGCCGGGGCGATGGCCTGCAGTGCCTGCAGTGGGTGTTGCCATACCACTGGCAGGTTGCCTTCAAGCACCGCCTGCAGCGTTGGCGGCGCCTCGGTCCGCAGTACGTCCTGCAGCGGTACGCGCAGGGCGAGGCGCAGCTTGCCCTCCATCGGAGGCAGCGGCACGCCGAGACGCAGGCGTGGATCGGCATCGTCCGCGGCACGACGCGCAACGATGGCCGGCAGACCCTGCGCAAACCAGTCG contains:
- the mdcG gene encoding malonate decarboxylase holo-[acyl-carrier-protein] synthase, whose protein sequence is MPERLPRHTLVWLSVHAGWQADIAAHEPRLADWFAQGLPAIVARRAADDADPRLRLGVPLPPMEGKLRLALRVPLQDVLRTEAPPTLQAVLEGNLPVVWQHPLQALQAIAPARVFGAFAWQLLSHLPYVHARSDIDLLWQADSAAQADRLIASLQAWETEYDRRVDGELCLADGGAVNWREYAGRSREVLVKRADGAALELREALFSSAGIAA